A genomic window from Exiguobacterium acetylicum DSM 20416 includes:
- a CDS encoding general stress protein — translation MAKRFVGIYQDQSSLERKIEELKQQGHHDSDFSVVGRDDAADEASGASWIDQVKSTFSKEPPLRETLKRVGHSDDEAERHYAEVERGGLALFVKDRDHDHAHDHDHHHDHEHHHHHDHDHRHDDNKVENPGNNAYESNHREDGEKSDRAKWKADDLD, via the coding sequence ATGGCGAAACGGTTTGTTGGGATCTATCAGGATCAATCGAGTCTGGAACGAAAAATCGAGGAATTGAAACAACAAGGACATCACGATTCAGATTTTTCTGTCGTGGGTCGGGATGACGCGGCAGACGAAGCATCAGGTGCGAGTTGGATTGATCAAGTTAAATCAACGTTTTCTAAAGAACCACCGCTCCGCGAGACGTTAAAACGTGTCGGACATTCAGATGATGAGGCAGAACGGCATTACGCGGAAGTCGAGCGCGGCGGTCTTGCATTGTTCGTCAAGGATCGAGATCACGACCATGCTCATGACCACGATCACCATCATGACCATGAGCACCATCATCACCATGACCACGACCATCGGCACGATGATAACAAGGTCGAAAATCCGGGGAACAATGCCTACGAGAGCAATCACCGTGAAGACGGTGAGAAGAGCGACCGGGCGAAATGGAAAGCAGACGATCTCGACTAA
- a CDS encoding MBL fold metallo-hydrolase: MKKIVTALAGIGLASAWFINRYPVFGKRPSRAERRSFERSDRFVDGKFKNEMDFQLKMEWDSMKSILKDYGRNIPNLRPVKALPTLPYQRRQDDSEAPRVTWFGHSAFLIELDGQTIFFDPMLGRAPSPFPKLGGGRFQTTQTVDLERLPLIDVVVYSHDHYDHLDYPSVLALKNRVGRFIVPLGVGSRLRGWGVSAERITELDWHESTQVGGIKLTAAPSRHYSGRNGLDQFSTLWASWVIEGSQKVFFSGDSGYGPHFKAIGEQYGPFDLTMMECGQYDVRWSNSHMLPEQTVQAHRDVKGRVLMPIHWSAFILAFHAWFEPVERLLKEAKRDEISVLTPMIGESVTPESTTRKWWREVR, encoded by the coding sequence ATGAAAAAAATAGTGACAGCTTTAGCAGGAATTGGTCTTGCGAGCGCTTGGTTCATCAACCGATACCCGGTGTTCGGGAAACGACCAAGCCGTGCAGAACGGCGAAGTTTCGAACGATCAGACCGTTTTGTCGACGGGAAGTTCAAAAATGAGATGGATTTTCAGTTGAAGATGGAATGGGACTCGATGAAAAGCATTTTAAAGGATTACGGACGAAACATTCCAAATCTGCGTCCTGTCAAAGCGTTACCGACGCTTCCGTATCAGCGACGTCAAGACGATAGTGAAGCACCACGCGTCACATGGTTCGGACATTCGGCATTTTTAATCGAACTCGATGGACAAACGATTTTCTTTGACCCGATGCTCGGGCGCGCACCATCACCGTTCCCAAAACTGGGTGGAGGACGTTTTCAAACGACGCAGACGGTTGATCTCGAACGTTTACCGTTGATTGATGTCGTCGTCTATTCGCATGATCATTATGATCATCTCGATTATCCATCCGTCCTCGCCTTGAAAAATCGAGTCGGTCGCTTCATCGTGCCGCTCGGTGTCGGGAGTCGTCTCCGTGGATGGGGCGTCTCAGCTGAGCGAATCACGGAACTCGACTGGCATGAATCGACACAAGTCGGTGGCATCAAACTGACAGCGGCTCCGTCGCGCCATTATTCAGGGCGAAATGGTCTTGATCAATTTTCAACGCTATGGGCGTCATGGGTCATCGAAGGCTCGCAAAAGGTCTTCTTTAGTGGCGATAGTGGATATGGTCCACACTTCAAAGCAATCGGCGAACAATATGGTCCGTTTGATTTAACGATGATGGAATGTGGGCAGTACGATGTCCGGTGGTCCAATTCGCATATGTTACCGGAACAAACAGTTCAAGCTCATCGAGATGTAAAAGGTCGTGTCCTGATGCCGATTCACTGGTCTGCCTTCATCCTCGCGTTTCATGCCTGGTTCGAACCGGTCGAACGGTTGCTCAAGGAAGCGAAACGTGACGAGATTTCGGTTCTGACACCGATGATCGGGGAAAGTGTGACACCCGAGAGTACTACACGAAAATGGTGGCGGGAAGTGCGTTGA